A genomic segment from Cyprinus carpio isolate SPL01 chromosome A22, ASM1834038v1, whole genome shotgun sequence encodes:
- the LOC109047001 gene encoding adhesion G-protein coupled receptor G7-like gives MCKMEYFLLLTISSAIFDQTWCQNYSSSTLRPNNITNPTVVCENMGTLQNGICLCLDDWTGASCSISNFCPGQNLKQFTFPKTVLGQFASSVERCPPETTNAGIPQASALCNKTSHSFDSPNTVDCSLTLDTINADLSGATPEQKQNLAASTQILTSIPERLTPHNITNAAKITNKLLSDQLKTQNMDIAVSAVATISQLLNASHEMYTSVDHDAISELTQTLQNLSLRENSNSLLVQPNVAVQSLKMQTPIQNVQLTSLKGKCVLI, from the exons ATGTGTAAAATGGAGTACTTTCTGCTTTTAACAATTTCCTCAG CTATTTTTGATCAGACCTGGTGTCAAAACTATTCCAGCAGCACCCTAAGACCAAACAACATCACCAATCCAACTGTGGTGTGTGAAAACATGGGTACTTTACAAAACGGGATCTGCCTCTGCCTCGATGATTGGACCGGAGCCTCCTGCAGCATTT CAAATTTCTGCCCTGGACAAAACCTAAAACAATTCACCTTTCCAAAAACTGTCTTAGGACAGTTTGCTTCCTCCGTAGAGCGATGTCCACCAGAAACAACAAATG ctggCATCCCCCAGGCTTCGGCCCTCTGTAATAAAACGAGTCACTCATTTGATTCTCCAAACACTGTAGATTGTAGTTTGACCCTGGACACCATTAATGCAGAT ctttCTGGAGCTACTCCTGAACAAAAACAGAACTTAGCCGCCAGCACCCAGATCCTCACATCCATACCAGAACGGCTAACACCTCACAACATCACAAATGCAGCAAAAATAACCAACAAGCTGCTTTCTGAccaactaaaaacacaaaatatg GATATTGCCGTATCAGCAGTCGCTACAATCAGTCAGCTCCTGAACGCAAGTCATGAGATGTACACTTCTGTTGACCATGATGCAATTTCTGA ACTAACACAGACTCTACAGAATCTCTCTCTGCGTGAGAACTCAAATTCATTGTTGGTGCAACCGAATGTGGCAGTGCAGTCGCTGAAGATGCAAACTCCAATCCAAAATGTTCAATTAACCTCCTTAAAAGGCAAGTGTGTGCTCATTTAA